One Amycolatopsis tolypomycina DNA segment encodes these proteins:
- a CDS encoding type II 3-dehydroquinate dehydratase — MPDVLLLNGPNLGVLGRREPEIYGTDTLADIEKAVAEEVRPRGWDVVSVQRDGEGELVGAIHAHRDTTVGAIVNPGALMIAGWSLRDALASYEPPWVEVHLSNVWAREQFRHESVIAPLASGVVVGLGAFGYRLAARALLHLSAESPNALG, encoded by the coding sequence GTGCCCGACGTCCTGCTGCTGAACGGTCCCAACCTGGGTGTGCTGGGCCGGCGCGAGCCGGAGATCTACGGCACCGACACGCTGGCCGACATCGAAAAGGCGGTCGCCGAGGAGGTGCGTCCCCGCGGCTGGGACGTCGTGTCGGTGCAGCGTGACGGCGAAGGCGAGCTGGTCGGCGCGATCCACGCGCACCGCGACACGACGGTCGGCGCCATCGTCAACCCCGGCGCGCTGATGATCGCCGGCTGGAGCCTGCGCGACGCGCTGGCGAGCTACGAGCCGCCGTGGGTGGAGGTCCACCTCAGCAACGTCTGGGCGCGCGAGCAGTTCCGCCACGAGTCGGTCATCGCTCCGCTGGCGAGTGGCGTGGTGGTCGGCCTCGGCGCGTTCGGCTACCGCCTCGCCGCGCGCGCCCTGCTGCACTTGTCCGCCGAATCGCCGAATGCGCTGGGCTGA